In a genomic window of Croceibacterium sp. TMG7-5b_MA50:
- a CDS encoding ABC transporter permease, whose translation MNLRGAYAIFRNELMRAFRTAFGSILSPVLTTSLYFIVFGSAIGGAIQSIHGVSYGAFIVPGLLMLTLLSESTSNASFGIYMPRFTGAIYELLSAPVGVAETLIGFVGAAAAKSLILAAIILATATLFVDYTIVHPLYAFGFILLVSAAFSLFGFILGIWADGFEKLQVVPLLVLTPLTFLGGTFYSIDMLGDPWRTVAMLNPIVYLVNGLRWTFTGTSDFPIGLSLTATLAFLALCVAIIAVIFRTGWRLRD comes from the coding sequence ATGAACCTGCGCGGCGCTTACGCCATCTTCAGGAACGAGCTGATGCGTGCGTTCCGTACCGCCTTCGGCTCCATTCTGTCGCCCGTGTTGACGACGTCGCTTTATTTCATTGTGTTCGGCTCTGCCATCGGGGGCGCGATCCAGTCGATCCACGGGGTGTCGTATGGCGCCTTCATCGTGCCCGGGCTGCTCATGCTGACGCTGCTGTCCGAAAGCACCAGCAATGCCAGCTTCGGGATCTACATGCCCCGCTTCACGGGCGCGATCTACGAACTGCTGTCGGCACCTGTCGGCGTGGCGGAGACACTGATCGGCTTCGTGGGTGCAGCGGCGGCCAAGTCGCTGATCCTCGCCGCGATCATCCTGGCAACGGCGACGCTGTTCGTGGACTACACGATTGTCCATCCACTCTATGCTTTCGGGTTCATCCTGCTGGTTTCGGCCGCTTTCTCCCTGTTCGGGTTCATCCTCGGCATCTGGGCCGACGGGTTCGAGAAGCTGCAGGTCGTGCCGCTGCTGGTGCTGACCCCGCTCACTTTCCTGGGTGGGACCTTCTACTCGATCGACATGCTTGGGGACCCATGGCGGACGGTCGCGATGCTGAACCCGATCGTATATCTGGTGAACGGCCTGCGTTGGACCTTCACCGGGACTTCGGACTTCCCGATCGGGCTGTCGCTGACGGCAACGCTCGCGTTCCTGGCACTGTGTGTCGCGATCATCGCGGTGATCTTCCGCACCGGCTGGCGGCTACGCGATTGA
- a CDS encoding ABC transporter ATP-binding protein, translating into MATPILDIRNLTKTYKRGTTALAGVNLTIQPGEIFALLGPNGAGKTTLIGAVCGLVRPTSGEMFAFGEDLQRHWRRLRRRIGLVPQELSFDIFDTVIRSVRYSRGMFGLPPSEARIEEVLRSLSLWEKRDAKIRELSGGMKRRVLIAKALAHDPDLLFLDEPTAGVDVELRRDMWRQIDALRAKGTTIILTTHYIEEAEEMADRVGVIDQGRILLVDEKAAMMAQLGRMEARLTLADPMAAVPAEFADLPLSLEEDGRVLVYRGGDGQGQGRRQVAELAQALGRRDIALAGIETRQSSLEDIFVNLVERNEAHHSEIEA; encoded by the coding sequence GTGGCCACACCGATTCTAGACATCCGCAATCTGACCAAGACCTACAAGCGCGGGACCACCGCGCTGGCAGGCGTGAACCTGACAATCCAGCCGGGCGAGATTTTCGCACTTCTGGGGCCTAACGGCGCGGGCAAGACGACGTTGATCGGCGCGGTATGCGGGCTAGTGCGGCCCACGAGCGGCGAGATGTTTGCGTTTGGTGAGGATCTGCAACGTCACTGGCGCCGCCTGCGCCGCCGCATCGGGCTGGTGCCGCAGGAACTCAGCTTCGACATCTTCGACACGGTGATCCGGTCGGTGCGCTATTCCCGCGGTATGTTTGGCCTGCCGCCGAGCGAGGCGCGGATCGAAGAGGTCCTGCGCTCCCTGAGTCTCTGGGAGAAGCGCGACGCCAAGATCCGCGAATTGTCGGGCGGGATGAAGCGGCGCGTGCTGATCGCCAAGGCGCTGGCCCATGATCCCGACCTGCTGTTCCTGGACGAGCCGACCGCCGGCGTCGACGTCGAGCTGCGCCGCGACATGTGGCGCCAGATCGATGCGCTGCGGGCGAAGGGGACCACCATCATCCTGACGACCCACTATATCGAGGAGGCCGAGGAGATGGCCGACCGGGTCGGCGTGATCGACCAGGGGCGCATCCTGCTGGTGGACGAGAAGGCGGCGATGATGGCGCAGTTGGGCCGGATGGAGGCGCGGCTTACGCTGGCGGACCCGATGGCAGCCGTACCGGCCGAGTTCGCCGACTTGCCGCTATCGCTGGAAGAGGACGGCCGGGTGCTGGTGTATCGCGGCGGGGACGGGCAAGGGCAGGGCCGCCGGCAGGTGGCGGAGTTGGCTCAGGCGCTGGGACGGCGGGACATCGCGCTGGCTGGCATAGAGACCCGCCAGTCCAGTCTGGAGGATATTTTCGTGAACCTCGTGGAACGCAACGAGGCGCATCACAGCGAGATCGAGGCATGA